The sequence GCCTCCGCCCGCGCCACCTCCGTGGCCCGGACCGTCACCGACGTCCTCCAACCGCGCAACGTGCTGCTGGCGGGCATGCTCGGCATCGGCCTCGCGGCGGCGGGCGGCGAGGTGAGCGGGCTGCTCTGGGGCTTCCTCGGGGCGCTCTGTGCCGGGCTGATCCCGGCCGGGTACATCGAGTGGGAGCGCGGACGCGGCACCTGGGGCGACCGGCACGTGGTGGACCGTACGAAACGGGCGCCGATCTTCTTCGTGATCCTGGGCTCGATCGGCGCCGGTTCGATGGTGATGGTGCTGGGGAACGCGCCGACCGGGATCCTCGTCGCGATGCTCGCGCTGTGGGTGATGACGATCGGGCTGCTGGCCGTCAACACGGTGTGGAAGATCTCGGTCGACTCGGCGGTGGCCTCAGCGGCCGTCTCCCTGCTCGCCGTCGTCCACTCCCCCTGGTGGACAGCCGCCTACGCGCTCACCGCGGCGGTCTGCTGGTCCCGGGTCGCCCTCGGCTACCACACGGTCGCCCAGACCCTGGCGGGCGCGGGCCTGGGGGCGGCGACGACGGTGGCGTACGTCTGCGTCTGAGGACGACCGGCCGGGGGTGAAGGGCGACCGGGACCGGGCGCGGGAGCCCCGGGCGCGGGAACCCCGGGCGCGGGAACCCCGGGGCCGGACGGGGCGGCCGACCCCCGGACCGGGCGAGACAGCACCCGGAACCGGGCGCGGGAACACCCGCAGCCGGGCAAGGCTGCCCCCAGGCCGGGCGGAGCCGCTCAGTGTGCGGCGTTGCCCGTGAGCACGACGGGCCCTTCGACGGTGTTCGCAGTGCAGCCGGGGCCCCCGATCTGTACGGGGCCGGAGCTGCGGCTCACCACGACGGGCCCGCTGACGTGCGAACCGCACAGGTGGACCGCCGCCGCCCGATCGGCATGGAGCGGGCCGTCCACGGTGGAGCCGGTGACCACGAGGCCGGCCCCCGGGCGGACGACGACGGGCCCGCGCTGGGCGGCCCGGTCCAGGCAGGTGACGCCGGCCGTCACGACCAGGGGCCCGTTGCGGGGCCCGGTGACGGTGGTGGTGCAGGCGGGCAGCGGAAGGACGCGGGCCTTGTAGTCCAGGGCCTGGGCGAGCTTGCCCGGTTTGGCGTCGCTCAACGGCCTGCCCAGCTTGGCGAACTCGCCGCCCGTCTCCTTCTTCCCGCCGTTCCACTCATCGATCCGGCCGAGCTCGGCGGCGGTCTTCCCGTCGTCGACGACCGCGTCGGGGGCGAGCGCCGCCATCGACTGCGAGGCCCGCTTCACCAGGTCGAGATACGGGCCCGGGGCGGTCAGGTCGTACGCGCCCGTGTCGTGCTCCCCGCGCAGCCACGCCCCCCAGGAGAACTCCAGGAACTCCGTGGCGCTGTCCGGTACTTCGTAGCCGATGTCCCGGGTGAAGTAGACGAGACTGCGGTACGGGTCGTCGCGGAAGTGCGTGATGCCGAGCCGGTCCGGAAGCTGCTCCACGCCCAGCGGGCGGTTGTTCTCGTCGCGCAGCCACACCTTCTTCCCGGCGGTCATCCGCTGCCAGAAGGCGGCCGGGGACAGCGCGCTGAGGTTGTCGGTGACGCGCAGCCGGACGTGCATCCGGGGGGAGCCGTCAGGACCTTCCAGAAAGGACGTCAGCGTGTGGTGCCCGTCGGTGAGGTACAGCTTGCCGCCGGGCCCGATCACGGCGGTCTTCATGGGCGCGAGCGTCTCGGCGGTCTCCTGCCCGACGGGCACGGTGCAGGAGAAGCTCGACGGGTCGTCCAGCCGGGCGCCGGGGCCGGCCGAGGCCGCCTCCCCCTGGCCGTTGGCCTCGCACCAGTCGTCGAAGCGCTTGTTGACGTCGCCCGCCGCCTCGTCGCGGTCGCTGCCGTACCGGCCGAGCTTGTAGAAGACCTGGTCGAAGCCGAGTACGGCCTGGGTGGGGTGCAGTTCGCCGAGCGTGACGTCGATCAGGTCCCCCGGCTGCGCGCAGGTCCGCGGCAGCGGCCCGCTCCCGGCACACGGGTCCGCGGCCGCCGCCCCGCTCCCCGCCCCGGCCACGACCGTGCCCGCCGCCAGCACCCCGGCCAGCAGCAGCGCCCCGCGCCTCGGCAGCCGTGCCCTCGATCCGTTCATGAACGTCCCCTCCGCGAGATGGCCTTCCGCGGGGGACCTTCGCAAGGCCCGACGACCCCCGCACGGACGTGATGTGAACGAGGGATGGCGCCGGGGTGCCGCGCCGGGATCTCCTTGTGCCCGGGGACGCGTCGTCGTCGCGGCAGCGGTCGTCGCGACGGTTCACGGGACCTCCGTGCGCGCGGGGACACGTCCGCGTCCTCCCGGCCGGCGGACGCGGGGGCGCCCCGTCCGGGACCGGCCCCGCGTTTGCGGGGGCGGCGGACACCCGGTTACGTGGACGGGGAGGGCGCGCCCGCGACCGGGCGGGCCCCACCGGCTGGAGGTGTCCCTGATGGCGAAGAACCGTTCCGCGAAGCGCGCCAGGGGCCTGCGCGGCAGCAAGGCCGGGCTCGTCCTGAGCCTGGGCAGCAGCGCGCTCGCGGTCATCAGGGCGTCCAAGCAGGTCCGCCGGGCCAGGAACACGCACGACAAGCTGAGCACCGCCGACGCGGTGGCGGGTCTGC is a genomic window of Streptomyces sp. YPW6 containing:
- a CDS encoding ParB/Srx family N-terminal domain-containing protein produces the protein MNGSRARLPRRGALLLAGVLAAGTVVAGAGSGAAAADPCAGSGPLPRTCAQPGDLIDVTLGELHPTQAVLGFDQVFYKLGRYGSDRDEAAGDVNKRFDDWCEANGQGEAASAGPGARLDDPSSFSCTVPVGQETAETLAPMKTAVIGPGGKLYLTDGHHTLTSFLEGPDGSPRMHVRLRVTDNLSALSPAAFWQRMTAGKKVWLRDENNRPLGVEQLPDRLGITHFRDDPYRSLVYFTRDIGYEVPDSATEFLEFSWGAWLRGEHDTGAYDLTAPGPYLDLVKRASQSMAALAPDAVVDDGKTAAELGRIDEWNGGKKETGGEFAKLGRPLSDAKPGKLAQALDYKARVLPLPACTTTVTGPRNGPLVVTAGVTCLDRAAQRGPVVVRPGAGLVVTGSTVDGPLHADRAAAVHLCGSHVSGPVVVSRSSGPVQIGGPGCTANTVEGPVVLTGNAAH